The following are encoded together in the Cervus elaphus chromosome 30, mCerEla1.1, whole genome shotgun sequence genome:
- the LOC122686791 gene encoding MAD2L1-binding protein-like produces MAAPEPEVQSPAAVPDLECCEKSEETQDPQIELLETASTQEPPNPLEPFRPRDCMVPVVFPGPVSQEGCCRFTCELLKHIMYQRQQLPLPYEQLKHFYRKPFPQAEDAVKKKPRATAEVSSRKCQQTLAELESVLSHLEGLSARTLVPRVLILLGGNALSPKEFYELDLSRLAPNSMDLSLSTAACLRRLFRAIFLADAFSELQVPPLMGTVVMVQGHRDCREDWFRPKLNYRVPSRGHKLTVTLSCGRPTIPATTWEDYIWFQAPVTLKGFHE; encoded by the coding sequence ATGGCGGCCCCGGAGCCGGAAGTGCAGTCCCCGGCTGCAGTCCCTGATTTGGAGTGTTGTGAGAAGTCGGAGGAAACCCAGGACCCCCAGATAGAACTACTTGAGACCGCCTCCACCCAGGAACCTCCCAACCCTTTGGAGCCCTTTCGTCCCAGGGACTGCATGGTGCCAGTGGTGTTTCCTGGGCCTGTGAGCCAGGAAGGCTGCTGTCGCTTTACTTGTGAGCTCCTGAAACATATCATGTACCAACGCCAGCAACTACCTCTGCCCTACGAACAGCTTAAGCACTTCTACCGAAAACCTTTTCCCCAGGCAGAGGACGCAGTGAAGAAGAAACCTCGGGCCACTGCTGAGGTGAGCAGCAGGAAATGCCAGCAAACCCTGGCAGAACTGGAGAGTGTCCTCAGCCACCTGGAGGGACTCTCTGCCCGGACACTAGTCCCTCGAGTTCTGATCCTCCTTGGGGGCAACGCCCTCAGCCCCAAGGAGTTCTACGAGCTTGACCTGTCCCGATTAGCCCCCAACAGCATGGACCTGAGCCTGAGCACGGCAGCTTGTTTGCGCCGCCTCTTCCGAGCCATTTTCCTGGCTGATGCCTTCAGTGAGCTGCAGGTCCCTCCACTCATGGGCACCGTTGTCATGGTGCAGGGTCACCGCGACTGTCGAGAGGATTGGTTTCGACCCAAGCTCAACTACAGAGTGCCCAGCCGGGGCCACAAGCTGACTGTGACCTTGTCCTGTGGCCGACCCACCATCCCAGCTACAACCTGGGAGGATTACATTTGGTTCCAGGCACCAGTGACACTGAAAGGCTTCCATGAATGA